CTTGATTCTTGCGAGTCACTGCGCCTTGGGGGACAGTACATTGCCTTGTGATGTTTGATTGTTCAGGCTTTAAAGCCAACGATCATTTCTTTGGTTATGCTGTTTTTACTTTGTCGGATTTAATCCTGACAAAAGTAGGTCGTTGTATTTGTGGGCTTTAAGTGGGTCGCGAACAGCATGCCGTATAAGTAACGGTGTTTTTGGTGAACTGTGGTGTATTGATCCAGTGTGTTATGGGATCAATACAGGGGATATGGATGGCTGGGATAAAAGGATTATGACTGAGGACGAATGGGGTGCTTTACAAAAAACACTTTCAAACACAATTGGCCAAAATAACTATGCTAACTGGATTGCTCCTTTGGAATTTTGCTGTGTTGAAGGAAACATAGCGGTCTTTAATGTGCCTACAAATTTTCTTGGGAACTACGTGTCCCAGAATTTTGGCGATATATTACTGTATCAAATTTCGGCGTCGAATGCTGAAATTCAGCGTATTCGGTTTCAAGTTCCGGAAAACAAGCCCAAGAACGCTATGCAGTCAGAGCCTAGTCAAAAATTTGTTTCTAAGAACATTAAATCTGACAGGAACTTTCAAAAAGACGAAGAGCTTCCCGGTGCTCCATTAGATCAAAGGTTCAAATTTGAAACCTTTGTAGTTGGCAAGCCAAACGAGCTTGCACATGCTGCGGCAAAGCGGGTTGGCGAAGGCGCTTCTGTCACATTCAATCCGTTGTTTCTTTATGGCGGTGTGGGTTTGGGCAAAACCCACCTGATGCACGCTATTGCATGGGAGTTACAGTCCCGCCGCCCTGAATTGAACGTTCTTTATCTATCGGCAGAACAGTTCATGTACCGATTTGTACAGGCCCTGCGCGATCGCAAAATGATGGACTTTAAACAGTTGTTTCGCTCGGTTGATGTTTTGATGGTAGATGATGTTCAGTTCATCGCCGGAAAAGACAGCACCCAAGAAGAGTTTTTCCATACTTTTAATGCTTTGGTTGATCAGAACAAACAAATCATCATTTCGGCAGACCGCGCTCCAGGCGAAATAAAAGACCTTGAAGATCGGATCAAAAGCCGGATGCAGTGTGGTTTGGTGGTTGATCTACATCCAACTGATTATGAGCTACGTCTAGGGATCCTTCAGTCGAAAGTAGAGGCACATAAGCCGCAATATCCCGAACTTGAGATTGAACCGAATGTTCTTGAATTTCTTGCGCTGCGGATTTCCACAAATGTGCGCGTACTAGAAGGCGCTTTAACGCGGCTGTTTGCCTTTGCGTCTCTTGTCGGACGACCGATCAATCTTGAGCTGGCTCAAGATTGTCTTGCAGATGTCCTGCGCGCTTCTGAGCGCAAAATCACGGTGGAAGAAATTCAGCGCAAAGTATCCGAGCACTATAACATTCGTCTATCTGACATGATTGGCCCCAAACGCGTGCGGACTTATGCCCGCCCAAGACAGGTCGCGATGTATTTGGCAAAACAGCTGACCAGCCGTAGCCTGCCTGAAATTGGACGCCGCTTTGGCGGCCGCGACCACACGACCGTAATGCACGGTGTAAAGCGTATCGAAGACCTAAAAGTACAAGACGGTCAAGTGGCTGAGGACTTAGAGATGCTTCGGCGGGCGCTTGAGGCTTAATTATTCATTAATTTAGACTTTTTTATCAGTTTCAGAAGGCTTGCCTTTGACAGTGGGTTTGTTTGCATGGCAAATAAGAAAACACTTGAGCCTGACGACTGATAGGTTAACTTTCGCCTCCCGGCAAAGATTGGAGCAAAGGCAATGAAACTGAGCATTGAACGCAGCGTGCTGTTAAAAGCGGTCTCTCAGGCACAATCCGTGGTCGAGCGCCGGAATACGATACCGATTCTCGCAAATGTGTTGATCGAGGCCGAGGATGAGCACGTGCATTTCCGCGCCACTGATCTAGACATTGAAGTGATGGACCGCGCAGTTGCGCAGGTCGAACGCGCTGGATCAACAACCGTATCTGCGGTTACCCTGCATGAAATTGTTAGAAAATTGCCAGACGGGGCTTTAGTCACCCTGACAGACG
The nucleotide sequence above comes from Rhodobacteraceae bacterium Araon29. Encoded proteins:
- the dnaA gene encoding chromosomal replication initiator protein DnaA translates to MTEDEWGALQKTLSNTIGQNNYANWIAPLEFCCVEGNIAVFNVPTNFLGNYVSQNFGDILLYQISASNAEIQRIRFQVPENKPKNAMQSEPSQKFVSKNIKSDRNFQKDEELPGAPLDQRFKFETFVVGKPNELAHAAAKRVGEGASVTFNPLFLYGGVGLGKTHLMHAIAWELQSRRPELNVLYLSAEQFMYRFVQALRDRKMMDFKQLFRSVDVLMVDDVQFIAGKDSTQEEFFHTFNALVDQNKQIIISADRAPGEIKDLEDRIKSRMQCGLVVDLHPTDYELRLGILQSKVEAHKPQYPELEIEPNVLEFLALRISTNVRVLEGALTRLFAFASLVGRPINLELAQDCLADVLRASERKITVEEIQRKVSEHYNIRLSDMIGPKRVRTYARPRQVAMYLAKQLTSRSLPEIGRRFGGRDHTTVMHGVKRIEDLKVQDGQVAEDLEMLRRALEA